A stretch of Paludisphaera rhizosphaerae DNA encodes these proteins:
- a CDS encoding DUF1559 domain-containing protein: MRRQRAFTLIELLVVIAIIAVLIALLLPAVQAAREAARRMQCTNNLKQIGISLHNYHSAVNCFPVGFLYPQNNQVYPGVPALHYRWSVLAQLSPYLEQTSVYNALNMNWPIAAGPSTVLGTAPWTPFPTNLTVMSAKVSFFLCPSDPATPPSPLAGGLTSGPSNYHFCTGDGSPGSANPGDAGLTVVPNGAFVLGPAQSVASVADGSSNTAAASEQLIGPAAGGASTQTGATPMPSDVRRAAAIGSTPLSDAGCSTPSGWRLDKGFGWWDGDYRTSLYNHYLTPNSKLYDCWQSSPPHNPAWKAARSNHSGGVNVLFCDGHCQFAKDSISLPTWRGIATRNGGEVVSSDAF, translated from the coding sequence ATGCGACGTCAACGAGCCTTCACGCTGATCGAGCTGCTGGTGGTCATTGCGATCATCGCGGTACTCATCGCCCTCTTGCTCCCCGCCGTCCAGGCCGCTCGCGAGGCGGCTCGGCGGATGCAGTGCACCAACAACCTGAAGCAAATCGGGATCTCGCTGCACAACTACCATTCGGCGGTCAACTGCTTCCCGGTGGGGTTCCTCTATCCGCAAAACAACCAGGTCTACCCCGGGGTGCCCGCCTTGCATTACCGCTGGTCGGTTCTCGCCCAGCTTTCGCCGTACCTGGAGCAGACGAGCGTCTACAACGCGCTCAACATGAACTGGCCTATCGCGGCCGGCCCGTCGACCGTCCTCGGCACCGCCCCCTGGACGCCGTTCCCGACGAATCTCACGGTCATGTCGGCGAAGGTGAGCTTCTTCCTCTGCCCGAGCGATCCCGCCACGCCCCCCTCGCCGCTGGCCGGCGGGCTGACCTCGGGGCCGAGCAATTACCACTTCTGCACGGGGGACGGATCGCCCGGCAGCGCGAATCCGGGCGACGCGGGATTAACCGTCGTTCCCAACGGCGCCTTCGTGCTGGGGCCGGCGCAGTCGGTGGCCTCGGTCGCCGACGGGTCGAGCAACACGGCCGCCGCGTCGGAGCAGTTGATCGGCCCGGCGGCCGGAGGCGCCTCGACCCAGACTGGGGCGACGCCCATGCCGTCGGACGTGCGCCGGGCCGCCGCGATCGGATCGACCCCGCTTTCGGACGCCGGTTGCTCCACCCCGAGCGGCTGGCGGCTCGACAAGGGCTTCGGCTGGTGGGACGGCGACTACCGGACCAGCCTTTACAACCACTACCTTACGCCGAACTCCAAGCTCTACGACTGCTGGCAGTCGAGCCCGCCGCACAACCCGGCGTGGAAGGCCGCCCGCAGCAACCACTCGGGCGGCGTAAACGTTCTGTTTTGCGACGGCCACTGCCAGTTCGCCAAGGACTCGATCAGCCTTCCGACGTGGCGCGGAATCGCGACCCGCAACGGCGGCGAGGTCGTCTCCTCCGACGCGTTCTGA
- a CDS encoding NHL domain-containing protein, with protein sequence MSFFAMLAAAVVLAGPGDETKSRIDAIVGTGEAGFSGDGGPAAKARLNQPFDVVYDRDGNLYLSDTGNQRIRRVDAKSGVITTVVGDGSKGFAGDGGPATAAKLDEPYGMAIDGDGTLYFADRLNRRVRRVDGRTGVITTVAGNGDKTTSGDGGPATAAGIVEPNDVSLDGRGRLFIADVSGHRVRVVDLATGKIATFAGDGKGRHAGDGGPVASASFFGPRAIEALDDGAVLILERNGHSLRKVAPDGTVSTLAGGTKGYKGDGGPARDAVFDGPKELDAGPNGDLLIVDTENHTIRRIDGKTHTVTTVAGHGKKGPEGDGGPAVAAGLARPHGVAFTPDGRSFVIGDTENHRIRRVVP encoded by the coding sequence ATGAGCTTCTTCGCGATGCTGGCGGCGGCCGTGGTGTTGGCGGGGCCGGGGGATGAAACGAAGTCCCGGATCGATGCGATCGTCGGCACGGGCGAGGCGGGGTTCTCGGGCGACGGCGGGCCGGCGGCGAAGGCCCGGCTGAACCAGCCGTTCGACGTGGTTTACGACCGGGACGGAAACCTCTATCTGTCGGACACGGGAAACCAGCGCATCCGGCGGGTGGACGCGAAGAGCGGCGTCATCACGACGGTTGTCGGCGACGGCTCGAAAGGATTCGCGGGAGACGGCGGGCCGGCGACGGCGGCGAAGCTGGACGAGCCCTACGGGATGGCGATCGACGGCGACGGGACCCTGTATTTCGCCGATCGGCTAAACCGTCGCGTGCGACGGGTCGACGGGCGAACGGGGGTCATCACGACGGTCGCGGGCAACGGCGACAAGACGACCTCGGGCGACGGCGGGCCGGCGACGGCGGCGGGGATCGTCGAGCCGAACGACGTGTCGCTCGACGGTCGCGGCCGGCTGTTCATCGCCGACGTTTCGGGCCATCGCGTGCGGGTGGTCGACCTGGCGACGGGGAAGATCGCGACGTTCGCCGGCGACGGCAAGGGGCGTCATGCAGGGGACGGCGGGCCGGTCGCTTCGGCCTCGTTCTTTGGGCCCCGCGCGATCGAGGCGCTCGACGACGGCGCGGTCCTGATTCTGGAACGCAACGGCCACTCCCTGCGCAAGGTCGCCCCGGACGGGACCGTCTCAACGCTCGCCGGCGGGACGAAGGGTTACAAGGGGGACGGCGGCCCAGCGCGTGACGCGGTCTTCGACGGTCCCAAGGAACTCGACGCCGGTCCCAACGGCGACCTCCTGATCGTCGACACCGAGAACCACACGATCCGACGCATCGACGGAAAGACCCACACGGTGACGACTGTCGCCGGCCACGGCAAGAAGGGTCCTGAAGGCGACGGCGGCCCGGCCGTCGCCGCCGGTCTGGCGCGCCCTCACGGCGTTGCTTTCACCCCCGACGGCCGCTCCTTCGTCATCGGCGATACGGAGAATCATCGCATCCGCCGCGTCGTTCCGTGA
- a CDS encoding phytoene desaturase family protein: MYDVAVVGGGLAGMATAARLQARGLSTVVLEGHGQPGGCAGFYRRAGFSFDVGATTLVDFGPGGLGGELLADLGVDPEIEMLPGYVAWLPDRRVTLHRDASAWAVERMRAFGDTPAHRAFWGLIDRLAEVFWRASRNGVKLPFQNPADVFRAVRTIGLRDLFLARHLNRTMADALRSAGLRKDKPLAGMLGMLVEDTVHSTLEDAPLINAALGVTMRGAGIGRARGGMRGFWRRLTARYRELGGEIRVGRAVERVDGREGSFHIQTRRDHLTAARVVMAVPPPIAAKIGPPELNEALKPHLRRNADAMGGAMVVFLGVPEREVDGQTFTHHQLMQDYDQPLGNGNNMFMSVSSPGDVESAPAGFRAVMISTHCELSPWEGLSPEDYAARKREAGDRLLTLARRVFPNLGQSAVVYEVGTPRTYARFTGRPRGAVGGSKLTPSIANQNAIPHDVGVPGIRLVGDGVWPGLGTVACCLGAKIVAEQLLQSKGWDSRRAMRRGLQNERQERGRLGGTMAGTTTGG; this comes from the coding sequence ATGTACGACGTAGCCGTGGTTGGAGGGGGCCTGGCGGGAATGGCGACGGCGGCGAGGCTCCAGGCGCGGGGGCTCTCGACGGTGGTTCTGGAGGGCCACGGCCAGCCGGGCGGCTGTGCGGGGTTCTACCGGCGTGCGGGGTTCTCGTTCGACGTCGGGGCGACGACTCTGGTGGATTTCGGCCCGGGGGGCCTGGGCGGCGAACTGCTGGCCGATTTGGGGGTCGATCCCGAGATCGAGATGCTCCCGGGGTATGTCGCGTGGTTGCCGGATCGTCGGGTGACGTTGCATCGGGACGCCTCGGCGTGGGCCGTGGAGCGGATGCGGGCCTTCGGCGACACCCCGGCGCATCGAGCCTTCTGGGGGCTGATCGACCGGCTGGCCGAGGTCTTCTGGCGGGCGAGCCGCAACGGCGTCAAACTGCCGTTCCAGAACCCGGCCGACGTGTTCCGGGCCGTCCGAACCATCGGCCTGAGGGATCTGTTTCTGGCTCGCCATCTGAACCGGACGATGGCCGACGCCCTCCGATCGGCCGGTCTACGGAAGGACAAGCCACTCGCGGGGATGCTCGGAATGCTCGTCGAAGACACCGTCCACAGCACGCTCGAGGACGCCCCGCTGATCAACGCGGCGCTCGGGGTGACGATGCGAGGGGCCGGCATTGGCCGAGCTCGGGGTGGGATGCGGGGATTCTGGCGGCGGCTGACGGCGCGCTACCGCGAGTTGGGGGGCGAGATTCGCGTCGGCCGAGCGGTGGAGCGGGTCGACGGCCGCGAGGGATCGTTCCACATCCAGACGCGTCGCGACCACCTGACGGCGGCCCGCGTGGTGATGGCCGTCCCGCCGCCGATCGCCGCGAAGATCGGACCTCCCGAGTTGAACGAGGCGCTCAAGCCTCACCTGCGCCGCAACGCCGATGCGATGGGCGGCGCCATGGTCGTCTTCCTGGGCGTGCCCGAGCGCGAGGTCGACGGCCAGACCTTCACCCACCACCAGCTCATGCAGGACTACGACCAGCCGCTCGGGAATGGTAACAACATGTTCATGTCGGTATCAAGTCCCGGCGACGTCGAGAGCGCCCCGGCCGGCTTCCGGGCCGTGATGATCTCCACGCACTGCGAGTTGTCGCCGTGGGAGGGGCTCTCACCCGAGGACTACGCCGCCCGCAAGCGCGAGGCCGGCGACCGACTGTTGACCCTCGCCCGACGGGTCTTCCCGAACCTGGGCCAGTCAGCGGTGGTTTACGAGGTGGGCACACCCCGGACCTACGCACGGTTCACGGGTCGTCCCCGAGGGGCCGTGGGCGGATCAAAGCTGACCCCCTCGATCGCCAACCAGAACGCGATCCCCCACGACGTCGGCGTTCCCGGAATCCGGCTCGTCGGCGACGGCGTCTGGCCGGGCCTGGGGACCGTCGCATGCTGCCTCGGGGCGAAAATCGTCGCGGAGCAATTGCTCCAAAGCAAAGGCTGGGACTCCCGCCGCGCGATGCGTCGAGGATTGCAGAACGAACGCCAGGAACGGGGAAGGCTCGGTGGCACAATGGCGGGAACGACGACCGGAGGCTGA
- a CDS encoding MFS transporter, with amino-acid sequence MTTVSPTTSESFRTQVPARMDRLPWSRWHWLVIAALGVTWIIDGLEVTLIGSFGAVLEDPGTLHFTGSQIGLLGTAYLTGAVSGALVFGWLTDRLGRKKLFTVTLGLYLAAACATAFSWDFWSFAIFRFLTGAAIGGEYSAINSAIDELIPARVRGWTDLAVNGTFWLGAAAGSLASIVLLDRRLLDVNVGWRLGFGLGAALGLVVIFLRQHVPESPRWLLTHGEPEEAERVVDELEKEIEADPKVGQLPEVDEEMAIKPRGPIGFGELAGVMLRTYPGRTALGLALIVSQAFLYNGVFFTMPLVLANFFGVERDRVGLYLLPFAFSNFLGPVTLGRFFDTVGRKPMIAGTYTIAAVLLALTGWLFWIDVLTPGTQTALWALVFFFASSAASSAYLTVSEIFPIELRGMVIALFFATGTLVGGTLAPWLFGSLIDSRSRTNLFYGDLFAAVLLIATVGVVLVFGVKAEGASLESVARPLSAEEASTNSA; translated from the coding sequence ATGACGACTGTCTCGCCGACCACGTCGGAATCATTTCGGACTCAGGTCCCCGCCCGGATGGACCGTCTCCCCTGGAGCCGTTGGCACTGGTTGGTGATCGCGGCGCTGGGGGTGACGTGGATCATCGACGGACTTGAGGTGACGTTGATCGGCTCCTTCGGCGCTGTGCTGGAGGATCCGGGGACGCTCCACTTCACGGGCTCGCAGATCGGCCTATTGGGGACGGCTTACCTGACGGGGGCGGTTTCCGGGGCTCTGGTCTTCGGCTGGCTGACCGATCGTCTGGGGCGGAAGAAACTGTTCACCGTGACGCTGGGCCTGTACCTGGCAGCGGCCTGTGCAACGGCCTTCTCATGGGATTTCTGGAGCTTCGCGATATTCCGGTTCCTGACCGGCGCGGCGATCGGCGGCGAGTATTCGGCGATCAACTCGGCCATCGACGAGTTGATCCCGGCGCGGGTGCGGGGATGGACGGACCTGGCGGTAAACGGAACGTTCTGGTTGGGCGCGGCAGCCGGCTCGCTGGCCAGCATCGTCCTGCTGGACCGTCGGCTTTTGGACGTCAACGTGGGCTGGCGGTTGGGTTTCGGCCTGGGGGCGGCACTCGGGTTGGTCGTGATCTTCCTCCGTCAGCATGTTCCGGAGAGCCCCCGGTGGTTGCTCACGCACGGCGAGCCCGAGGAAGCCGAACGCGTCGTCGACGAGTTGGAGAAGGAGATCGAGGCCGACCCGAAAGTCGGTCAGTTGCCAGAGGTCGACGAGGAGATGGCGATCAAGCCCCGGGGGCCGATCGGCTTCGGCGAGCTGGCGGGGGTGATGCTGAGGACCTACCCCGGTCGGACGGCGCTGGGCCTGGCGCTGATCGTCTCGCAGGCGTTCCTGTACAACGGCGTCTTCTTCACGATGCCGTTGGTGCTCGCCAATTTCTTCGGCGTGGAGCGTGACCGCGTGGGGCTTTACTTGCTCCCGTTCGCGTTCAGCAACTTCCTCGGGCCGGTGACCCTGGGCCGGTTCTTCGACACCGTGGGTCGCAAGCCCATGATCGCTGGGACGTATACGATCGCCGCCGTGCTGCTGGCTCTCACTGGATGGCTGTTCTGGATCGACGTTCTGACGCCGGGCACACAGACGGCGCTCTGGGCGCTGGTCTTCTTCTTCGCGTCTTCGGCCGCCAGTTCGGCCTATCTGACGGTAAGCGAGATCTTCCCCATCGAGCTGCGCGGCATGGTGATCGCCTTGTTCTTCGCCACCGGCACGCTCGTCGGGGGGACGCTGGCCCCCTGGCTGTTCGGCTCGCTGATCGACAGCCGGTCGCGGACGAACCTCTTCTACGGCGACCTTTTCGCGGCCGTCCTCCTGATCGCGACGGTGGGCGTCGTTCTCGTTTTCGGCGTGAAGGCCGAGGGGGCTTCGCTGGAATCGGTCGCCCGGCCGTTGTCGGCCGAGGAAGCCTCGACGAACAGCGCGTAG
- a CDS encoding Ig-like domain-containing protein: MARGFGGRRRGRSAGMRLAFEHLEARRLLNASIDIAADGSLVYKTDPAAAQTLVVSRTGNVYTFAVGTAENPIDVTSNAASLPTTGSGTTTVTVTGPARLQFDAVSDSQTIRVQSTGVATQIVLTGDSEKVILGDDVSAATGGVRALQGPITVSAATGSELNSLLVDDGPAVYAAGVKPTYAVSATTITSTNATVAADFKGITYSGVSTLTVKGTSDTTSPSPLYLIKGTAGGVVTTIDGSVGPAHRDFSIIGTASATGSKLAIKSAGDASVSVASIDAPVTYQGGASSTIYLESVRGTNYGIDSDFVVLGSSGAANIKVANFWNHTSSLSGTPNWFLTRASGAGYAALRDQDNPAVGGLFFQPGSVHSLGINASGNQGASLMVDYSTGDPLPYGPATGTAGEPNVGLTYVGATGIHPGSKYALAFVGSPPSGAFSTEAVTALPLYRGTIALTEASGGLRNIAYQLTATAPLIDDATTATSYRWFYDIMAGAVDGQRTLPDGTVVSAKVDSTLTISAGVSITEGQALALSEANAAAYLASYLVSAKSSVRILRGWSLGSVTTVLNYVSNVDKVTQDKLPVDGLQKLSIEDASPASLPTADVIRIQSTPIDISVFGVQNDASDSMVLYLAGTADAISVGLDGGSGSNPNDGEPYEDKLFIAAGGLDLSASNFVPLGTGSFQIPALPGLSTTIAVRNYEDVQVYNSSALTFTLQPKTITTTARSPLVNVVAGILTTTIDGFSPEGLAATIVWGDGTYSDGTIQAISGNPSAYEIVGTHTYTNAGVYTPKIYVSGAGTTETTIAGVPITFQVDGSSGTTATAPALYGRLAASSDSGVSDSDGITNVVLPTFQGVSGIAGAWIDVYAITAGAGGTIVRLGSVASDAAGAWTITSTVPLADGTYTIQAVSTSTSTWANGSYTFTTPLVIDTVGPRIWSLTAAPLSSRISIGVRDFGGQADAGTGVDLARARDAASYTFATSNGAARPIASIIVSPGSTNGVQTVSLTFGSRIVDGAYLLTVLSSAGRTFGIQDIAGNPLDGSFSGTFPSGGSNTGADFRARLTFAGSRLSTIRKA, encoded by the coding sequence ATGGCGCGGGGATTCGGCGGACGGCGGCGTGGAAGATCGGCGGGGATGCGCCTGGCGTTCGAGCACCTGGAGGCTCGAAGGCTGCTGAACGCGTCGATCGACATCGCGGCCGACGGCTCGCTGGTCTACAAGACCGACCCGGCGGCCGCTCAGACGCTGGTGGTCTCCCGCACGGGGAACGTCTACACCTTCGCGGTGGGGACGGCCGAGAACCCGATCGACGTGACGAGCAACGCCGCGAGTCTGCCGACGACCGGCTCGGGCACGACCACCGTGACGGTGACCGGCCCGGCGCGTCTGCAATTCGACGCCGTATCCGACAGCCAGACGATCCGTGTGCAGAGCACGGGGGTCGCCACCCAGATCGTTCTCACGGGTGATTCGGAAAAGGTGATCCTGGGCGACGACGTGTCGGCCGCCACGGGTGGGGTCCGGGCGCTGCAGGGGCCGATCACGGTCTCGGCCGCGACGGGCTCCGAGCTGAACAGCCTGCTGGTCGACGACGGGCCGGCCGTCTATGCCGCGGGCGTCAAACCGACCTACGCCGTGTCGGCGACGACGATCACGTCGACCAACGCGACGGTCGCGGCCGACTTCAAGGGAATCACGTATTCGGGCGTCTCGACCCTGACCGTCAAGGGGACGTCCGACACGACCTCTCCGAGCCCCCTCTACCTCATCAAGGGAACGGCGGGAGGCGTCGTCACGACGATCGACGGATCGGTCGGCCCGGCGCACCGGGACTTCTCGATCATCGGCACCGCCTCCGCGACGGGGAGCAAGCTGGCGATCAAATCGGCCGGCGACGCGAGCGTCTCGGTCGCCTCGATCGACGCCCCCGTGACGTATCAGGGGGGCGCCTCGTCGACGATCTACCTGGAGAGCGTCCGGGGGACGAACTACGGCATCGACTCCGACTTCGTGGTGTTGGGTTCGTCCGGGGCGGCCAACATCAAGGTCGCCAACTTCTGGAACCACACGAGCTCGCTCAGCGGGACGCCGAACTGGTTCCTCACGAGGGCCTCAGGCGCTGGATATGCGGCCCTGCGCGATCAGGACAACCCGGCCGTCGGCGGGCTGTTCTTCCAGCCGGGGTCGGTCCACAGCCTGGGGATCAACGCGTCCGGAAATCAGGGCGCGTCGCTGATGGTCGATTACAGCACCGGCGACCCGCTCCCCTACGGGCCCGCGACCGGAACCGCCGGCGAGCCGAACGTCGGCCTGACCTACGTCGGCGCGACGGGCATCCACCCAGGCTCGAAGTACGCGCTGGCCTTCGTCGGCTCGCCCCCCTCGGGAGCCTTCTCGACTGAGGCGGTCACGGCGTTGCCGTTGTACCGGGGGACCATCGCGCTGACCGAGGCGTCGGGAGGCCTTCGGAACATCGCCTACCAGTTGACCGCCACCGCTCCGCTGATCGACGACGCGACGACGGCGACCTCGTACCGCTGGTTCTACGACATCATGGCCGGAGCCGTGGACGGTCAGCGGACGCTCCCCGACGGCACGGTCGTCTCGGCGAAGGTTGATTCCACCCTGACGATCAGCGCCGGCGTCTCGATCACAGAAGGCCAGGCGTTGGCTCTGTCCGAAGCAAACGCCGCGGCTTATCTGGCGAGCTACCTGGTATCCGCGAAGTCGTCCGTCCGGATCTTGCGGGGATGGTCGCTGGGCTCGGTGACGACGGTCCTCAATTACGTCTCGAACGTCGACAAGGTGACGCAGGACAAGCTGCCGGTGGACGGCCTCCAGAAGCTGTCGATCGAGGACGCGTCCCCGGCCTCGCTGCCGACGGCCGACGTCATCCGGATCCAGTCGACGCCCATCGACATCTCGGTCTTCGGAGTTCAGAACGACGCGTCCGACTCGATGGTCCTCTACCTCGCGGGAACGGCCGATGCGATCTCGGTCGGCCTCGACGGAGGCTCCGGCTCAAACCCCAACGACGGCGAGCCGTACGAGGACAAGCTGTTTATCGCCGCCGGCGGCCTGGACCTCTCGGCGTCGAACTTCGTTCCGCTGGGGACCGGGTCTTTCCAGATCCCCGCACTCCCGGGACTCTCGACGACCATCGCGGTGCGGAACTACGAGGACGTGCAGGTCTATAACTCCTCGGCCCTGACCTTCACGCTCCAGCCGAAGACGATCACGACCACGGCCCGGTCCCCCCTGGTGAACGTCGTCGCCGGGATCCTGACCACCACGATCGACGGCTTCTCGCCCGAGGGCCTGGCGGCGACGATCGTCTGGGGCGACGGGACTTACTCCGACGGGACCATCCAGGCCATCTCGGGCAATCCCTCGGCCTACGAGATCGTGGGGACGCACACCTACACCAACGCGGGCGTCTACACGCCGAAGATCTACGTGAGCGGGGCTGGCACCACTGAGACCACCATCGCCGGCGTGCCGATCACATTCCAGGTCGACGGCTCGTCCGGAACCACCGCGACGGCCCCGGCTCTCTACGGCCGGCTGGCGGCTTCCAGCGACTCGGGCGTGTCTGATTCCGACGGGATTACCAACGTCGTCCTGCCGACCTTCCAGGGCGTCAGCGGCATCGCCGGCGCCTGGATCGACGTTTACGCGATCACCGCCGGCGCGGGCGGGACGATCGTCCGGCTGGGCTCGGTCGCGTCCGACGCCGCCGGCGCATGGACCATCACCTCGACGGTCCCCCTGGCCGACGGCACGTACACGATCCAGGCGGTCTCCACGAGCACGTCGACCTGGGCCAACGGGTCTTACACCTTCACCACTCCGCTGGTCATCGACACCGTCGGCCCCCGGATCTGGTCCCTCACCGCCGCGCCGCTCTCCTCACGGATCTCGATCGGCGTCCGCGACTTCGGCGGCCAGGCCGACGCCGGCACGGGCGTGGATCTGGCCCGCGCCCGCGACGCGGCCTCCTACACCTTCGCCACCTCGAACGGGGCCGCCCGGCCGATCGCCTCGATCATCGTCTCCCCTGGTTCGACGAACGGCGTGCAAACGGTGAGCCTGACCTTCGGCTCGCGGATCGTCGACGGCGCGTACCTGCTGACGGTCCTCTCGTCGGCCGGACGGACCTTCGGCATCCAAGACATCGCCGGCAACCCGCTCGACGGCTCGTTCTCCGGTACGTTCCCCTCCGGCGGCTCGAACACCGGCGCCGACTTCCGCGCCCGCCTCACCTTCGCCGGCAGCAGGCTGTCGACGATCCGAAAGGCGTGA
- a CDS encoding glycosyltransferase family protein, translating into MAKRAGTSAKPGVLVVHVTSHGFGHMNRTVAVLNKVPAEIPIIIRCSPDLFPNWRERLLRPADLDAHVSDSGAVNPMGGSGSTDAAATLERAIAVYRESLPRVDDDAEYLRRVDAAAVLSDAPPLPLVSARRAGVPGWLLANFTWYDIYKPYAQDASPEAKRLVADLKAAYRQAAGVFRAEPALKMGWLPNQTDVGLVANPGRDRTKELRGLLGLGKTEKLVYFYVGRYGQDDLDWGRLASFASRGVHFVGYHAAPAGALPNLHLVSASEWSGGDLIASTDAVVAKAGYGTMSEAMAHGRPILYPPRVGFAEYRALDRAARSWGGGVPVASRDFAAMRIGPALDCAFALGRLKPPYAPDGAAQVAAHLAKLCRPAKGRAG; encoded by the coding sequence ATGGCGAAGCGGGCGGGAACGAGTGCGAAACCGGGCGTGCTGGTAGTCCACGTGACGAGCCACGGCTTCGGCCACATGAACCGAACCGTGGCCGTGCTCAACAAGGTGCCGGCCGAGATCCCCATCATCATCCGGTGCTCGCCCGACCTGTTCCCAAACTGGCGAGAGCGTCTGCTTCGCCCAGCCGATCTGGACGCCCACGTCTCCGACTCCGGCGCGGTCAACCCGATGGGCGGCAGCGGCTCGACCGACGCGGCGGCGACCCTCGAACGGGCGATCGCCGTTTATCGCGAGTCGCTTCCTCGGGTCGACGACGACGCCGAATACCTCCGTCGCGTCGACGCCGCCGCCGTGCTCTCCGACGCTCCGCCGCTGCCGCTGGTCTCGGCCCGTCGCGCGGGAGTTCCGGGCTGGCTGCTGGCCAATTTCACCTGGTACGACATCTACAAGCCTTACGCCCAGGACGCCAGCCCGGAGGCGAAACGCCTCGTCGCCGATCTGAAGGCGGCCTATCGCCAGGCCGCAGGGGTCTTCCGCGCGGAGCCCGCCCTCAAGATGGGGTGGCTCCCCAACCAGACGGACGTCGGCCTGGTCGCCAACCCGGGCCGCGATCGCACCAAGGAGCTGCGCGGCCTGCTGGGGCTTGGGAAAACGGAGAAACTTGTTTATTTCTACGTCGGTCGATACGGCCAGGACGACCTGGACTGGGGCCGACTGGCGTCGTTCGCGAGTCGCGGCGTCCACTTCGTCGGCTATCACGCCGCGCCGGCGGGAGCCCTGCCGAACCTGCACCTGGTCTCGGCCTCGGAGTGGTCGGGAGGCGACCTGATCGCCTCGACGGACGCGGTGGTCGCCAAGGCCGGTTATGGGACGATGAGCGAGGCCATGGCCCACGGTCGGCCGATCCTGTATCCGCCGCGCGTCGGCTTTGCCGAATACCGGGCCCTCGACCGCGCCGCGAGATCCTGGGGAGGCGGCGTCCCTGTCGCCTCGCGCGACTTCGCCGCCATGCGGATCGGCCCGGCCCTCGACTGCGCCTTCGCCCTGGGCCGCCTCAAGCCGCCGTACGCGCCGGATGGAGCTGCGCAAGTCGCCGCGCATCTGGCGAAGCTCTGCCGCCCAGCGAAGGGACGAGCGGGATGA
- a CDS encoding putative sugar nucleotidyl transferase, translating to MRLCLVEDLAAAGLEPLTLTRPVYDLLLGASTLGEKIARAFGVGNGPQRRGALIRNHLAEVQRRRDPHVVVNDRDWLARGPVVVARGRWVPPEGFEPPSGGPWVGLCDGRPACAWVGPDDVLGLEWNNVDDWFDGLLARHSGDEIGGEWIDRPWDLVTANGRHLERDFAREGKPAVSNRQLATLALVGPSDRLRLHETARIDPYVVFDVTNGPITVGAGAWIQPFTRVEGPCVIGAESQLFRANVRGAVTIGPNCRIGGEVEASIVHGYSNKYHEGFLGHAYVGEWVNLGAITSNSDLRNDYGEVFVPLQGDPIATGQAKVGCFVGDHTRTGMGSMLNTGTSVGVMCNVLPAGLLLPKHVPSFTAVLYGRVEPGFALDQLFATARIVAGRRGKVFDEVDERLYRTLFEQTRLERERAFQRSSQPRRDAWPVLQAARR from the coding sequence CGCCCGGGCGTTCGGCGTCGGGAACGGCCCCCAGAGGCGTGGGGCCCTGATTCGCAACCACCTGGCGGAAGTCCAGCGGCGACGCGATCCGCACGTCGTGGTCAACGATCGCGACTGGCTGGCGCGCGGGCCGGTGGTGGTCGCCCGCGGCCGATGGGTTCCGCCCGAGGGCTTTGAGCCTCCCTCTGGCGGTCCGTGGGTCGGCCTTTGCGACGGCCGCCCGGCCTGCGCCTGGGTTGGGCCCGACGACGTCCTGGGCCTGGAATGGAACAACGTCGACGACTGGTTCGACGGCCTCCTGGCCCGGCACTCGGGCGACGAGATCGGCGGCGAGTGGATCGACCGGCCTTGGGACCTCGTCACGGCCAACGGCCGGCACCTCGAGCGCGATTTCGCCCGCGAGGGGAAGCCGGCCGTCAGCAACCGTCAACTGGCGACCCTGGCCCTGGTCGGCCCTTCGGACCGGCTTCGGCTGCATGAAACGGCCCGCATCGACCCTTACGTCGTCTTCGACGTCACCAACGGCCCGATCACCGTCGGAGCGGGGGCCTGGATCCAGCCGTTCACGAGGGTCGAAGGCCCCTGCGTCATCGGCGCGGAGAGCCAGCTTTTCCGAGCCAACGTCCGGGGGGCGGTGACGATCGGCCCCAACTGCCGGATCGGCGGCGAGGTCGAGGCGTCGATCGTTCACGGCTATTCGAACAAGTACCACGAGGGGTTCCTCGGCCACGCCTACGTCGGCGAGTGGGTCAACCTGGGGGCGATCACCTCCAACAGCGACCTCCGCAACGACTATGGCGAGGTCTTCGTCCCGCTTCAGGGCGACCCGATCGCCACCGGCCAGGCGAAGGTCGGCTGCTTCGTCGGCGACCATACCCGCACCGGCATGGGCTCCATGCTCAACACGGGCACTTCGGTCGGCGTGATGTGCAACGTCCTGCCGGCAGGGCTGTTGCTGCCCAAGCACGTCCCGTCGTTCACGGCCGTGTTGTACGGCCGCGTTGAGCCGGGCTTTGCTCTCGACCAGCTTTTCGCCACCGCGAGGATCGTCGCCGGCCGTCGCGGCAAGGTCTTCGACGAGGTCGACGAGCGGCTCTATCGGACCCTCTTTGAACAAACCCGCCTCGAGCGCGAACGCGCCTTTCAACGCTCCTCGCAGCCTCGCCGCGACGCCTGGCCGGTCCTTCAAGCCGCCCGGCGGTGA